One segment of Cetobacterium sp. NK01 DNA contains the following:
- a CDS encoding DUF969 domain-containing protein, producing MIKLIGVLIILIGFIIKLDTIAVVLIAGIATGLVAGIDFVEVLNILGTAFVQTRYMTLLLLTLSVVGILERNGLRERASICISKLKGATAGKVLSIYVTVRMLAAVLSMRLGGHVQFIRPLIYPMAKGAIEKDGKVSEELDEDLKGITNASENYANFFGQNVFVASSGVLLIVGTLQELGVKVEAYDVAKASIPVALITLVLAYFQYYRLDRKIKKLRTK from the coding sequence GTGATTAAATTAATAGGGGTATTAATAATTCTAATTGGATTTATAATCAAATTAGATACTATAGCTGTTGTTTTAATAGCTGGAATAGCAACAGGGCTTGTTGCAGGAATTGATTTTGTCGAGGTTTTAAATATTTTAGGAACAGCTTTTGTTCAAACTAGATATATGACACTTTTATTATTAACGCTTTCTGTAGTTGGAATACTAGAGAGAAATGGTTTAAGAGAGAGAGCATCAATTTGTATATCAAAGTTAAAGGGTGCAACAGCTGGTAAAGTATTATCAATATACGTAACAGTAAGAATGTTAGCTGCGGTTTTATCGATGAGACTAGGTGGACATGTTCAATTTATAAGACCATTAATTTATCCTATGGCAAAAGGTGCTATTGAAAAAGATGGGAAAGTTTCAGAAGAGTTAGATGAAGATTTAAAAGGAATTACAAATGCATCTGAAAACTATGCTAACTTTTTTGGACAAAATGTTTTCGTAGCTTCTTCTGGAGTTCTTTTAATAGTTGGAACTTTACAAGAGTTAGGTGTAAAGGTAGAGGCTTATGATGTAGCTAAAGCTTCTATTCCTGTAGCACTAATAACTTTAGTATTGGCTTATTTCCAATATTATCGTCTAGATAGAAAAATTAAAAAGTTAAGGACAAAGTAG
- the secA gene encoding preprotein translocase subunit SecA, translated as MFGDLLKKIFGTRNDREVKRIKKLVAMINSLEPEIEKLSDDELKGKTYEFRERLEKGETLDDVLVEAFAVVREASKRVHGMRHYDVQLIGGIVLHEGKITEMKTGEGKTLVATAPVYLNALSGKGVHVITVNDYLAQRDRELMGRVYEFLGLTSGVIVNGMENSARKAAYEADITYGTNSEFGFDYLRDNMVNKVEDKVQRPLNFCIVDEVDSILIDEARTPLIISGAASETTKWYSIFCQVAFRLDRSFETEKIKDAKTKKEMNIPDEQWGDYEVDEKARNIVLTDKGIKKVEQLLNIDNLYSPEHVELTHYLNQALKAKELFIKDRDYLIREGEVVIIDEFTGRAMEGRRYSDGLHQAIEAKEGVNVAGENQTLASITLQNYFRMYEKLAGMTGTAETEAAEFMHTYGLEVIVIPTNKPVQRVDFPDLVYKTKKEKTDAIIKRIEELYAKGQPVLVGTVSIKSSEELSELLKEKGIPHNVLNAKLHAKEAEIVAQAGRYKAVTIATNMAGRGTDIMLGGNPEFRAIAEIGSRDAGNYPVILDKYKIECEEEKQKVIAAGGLFILGTERHESRRIDNQLRGRAGRQGDPGASEFYLCLEDDLMRLFGSERIQGVMEKLGLPEGESIQHRMINKAIENAQKKVESRNFGIRKNLLEFDDVMNKQREAIYASRNEALEKDDLKETILGMLKSSISDIVVERFVGEFKDEWDIVGVKDMLLEKYGYEITDMQEYKALTVEEYVDKIYKDIEAEYERKEEEVSSEIMRKVEKYVLFEVVDARWREHLKALDALREGIYLRSYGQKDPLVEYKIISGDMYSRMLSTIKTEATSYMFKVVVKNPEEVVEPGVEEELDFDSACKCGSGKIYGKCCGRV; from the coding sequence ATGTTTGGAGATTTATTAAAGAAGATTTTCGGTACAAGAAATGACAGAGAGGTCAAGAGAATTAAAAAATTAGTAGCAATGATAAACTCATTAGAACCTGAAATAGAAAAGCTTTCAGATGATGAGTTAAAGGGGAAAACTTACGAATTTAGAGAAAGATTAGAAAAGGGAGAAACATTAGACGATGTTCTAGTTGAAGCTTTCGCAGTTGTGAGAGAAGCATCAAAAAGAGTACATGGAATGAGACATTATGATGTGCAATTAATTGGTGGAATTGTACTTCATGAAGGAAAAATAACAGAGATGAAAACAGGAGAAGGTAAAACATTAGTTGCAACAGCTCCAGTTTATCTAAATGCTTTAAGTGGAAAAGGTGTTCACGTAATAACTGTTAATGATTATCTTGCACAAAGAGATAGAGAGTTAATGGGAAGAGTTTATGAGTTCTTAGGACTAACTTCAGGAGTAATTGTAAATGGAATGGAGAATAGTGCAAGAAAGGCTGCATATGAAGCAGACATAACTTATGGTACAAACTCTGAGTTTGGATTTGATTATTTAAGAGATAACATGGTTAACAAGGTTGAAGATAAGGTTCAAAGACCATTAAATTTCTGTATAGTAGATGAGGTGGACTCAATACTAATAGATGAGGCGAGAACGCCATTAATCATATCAGGAGCAGCTTCAGAGACGACTAAATGGTACTCTATTTTCTGTCAGGTGGCTTTTAGATTAGATAGAAGTTTCGAAACAGAAAAAATAAAAGATGCAAAAACAAAAAAAGAGATGAATATTCCTGACGAGCAATGGGGAGACTATGAAGTAGATGAAAAAGCTAGAAACATAGTTTTAACAGATAAAGGAATTAAAAAAGTAGAGCAATTATTAAATATAGACAATTTATACTCACCAGAGCACGTTGAGTTAACTCACTACTTAAATCAAGCTTTAAAAGCAAAGGAACTATTTATAAAAGATAGAGACTATTTAATTAGAGAGGGAGAAGTAGTTATAATAGATGAGTTCACAGGTAGAGCAATGGAAGGTAGAAGATACTCTGATGGATTACATCAAGCTATAGAGGCAAAAGAAGGAGTAAACGTTGCGGGAGAGAATCAAACTCTAGCTTCAATAACACTTCAAAACTACTTTAGAATGTATGAAAAGCTAGCTGGTATGACAGGAACTGCAGAAACAGAAGCTGCAGAATTTATGCATACATATGGTTTAGAAGTAATAGTAATACCAACAAATAAACCAGTTCAAAGAGTTGACTTCCCAGATTTAGTTTATAAAACTAAAAAAGAGAAAACAGATGCAATTATAAAAAGAATAGAAGAGCTTTATGCAAAAGGTCAACCAGTTTTAGTTGGTACTGTATCAATAAAAAGTTCAGAGGAGCTTTCAGAGTTATTAAAAGAAAAAGGTATACCTCATAATGTTCTTAATGCTAAGTTACACGCTAAAGAAGCTGAAATAGTAGCTCAGGCAGGAAGATATAAAGCAGTAACAATAGCTACTAACATGGCAGGTAGAGGAACTGACATTATGTTAGGAGGAAATCCAGAGTTTAGAGCAATAGCAGAAATAGGAAGTAGAGATGCAGGAAACTACCCTGTAATTTTAGATAAATACAAAATTGAATGTGAAGAAGAAAAGCAAAAGGTAATTGCAGCTGGTGGATTATTTATTTTAGGTACAGAAAGACATGAATCTAGAAGAATAGATAACCAATTAAGAGGTAGAGCAGGAAGACAGGGAGATCCAGGAGCATCAGAGTTTTACTTATGTTTAGAAGATGACTTAATGAGATTGTTTGGATCAGAAAGAATTCAAGGTGTTATGGAGAAATTAGGATTACCTGAAGGGGAATCTATTCAACATAGAATGATAAATAAAGCTATTGAAAATGCTCAAAAGAAAGTTGAATCAAGAAACTTTGGAATTAGAAAAAATCTTCTTGAATTTGATGATGTAATGAATAAACAAAGAGAAGCTATCTATGCAAGTAGAAATGAGGCTTTAGAAAAAGATGATTTAAAAGAGACAATTTTAGGAATGTTAAAATCAAGTATCTCTGACATAGTTGTAGAGAGATTTGTTGGAGAATTTAAAGATGAGTGGGATATAGTTGGAGTTAAAGATATGCTTCTTGAAAAATATGGTTATGAAATAACAGATATGCAAGAGTATAAGGCTTTAACTGTTGAAGAATATGTTGATAAAATATATAAAGACATAGAAGCAGAGTATGAAAGAAAAGAGGAAGAGGTATCTTCTGAAATTATGAGAAAAGTAGAAAAATATGTTCTATTTGAAGTGGTAGATGCAAGATGGAGAGAGCACTTAAAAGCATTAGATGCTTTAAGAGAGGGAATTTATTTAAGATCTTACGGGCAGAAAGATCCTCTTGTAGAATACAAAATAATATCTGGAGATATGTATTCAAGAATGCTATCAACAATAAAGACAGAGGCAACATCTTATATGTTTAAAGTTGTTGTTAAAAATCCAGAAGAAGTGGTAGAACCAGGAGTAGAAGAGGAGCTTGATTTTGATTCAGCTTGTAAGTGTGGAAGTGGAAAAATATACGGAAAATGTTGTGGAAGAGTGTAG
- a CDS encoding YeiH family protein, with amino-acid sequence MTIFNTTKKIIPGLLICILIAQLGVFLGKFVPSIGGAPLAIFLGLIAGNTFAKSNIFASGSKFSESDLLSYSIVLLGGTLSINTILQLGFSGIAFILLQMALTIALTMFIGKKLGFSKHFRALMASGNAVCGSSAIGASSPVINAEDNDKGISITIVNLTGTLLMFALIPIAGFLYNFDTIETSALIGGILQSVGQVIAAGSMVNHQVLEMATIFKIVRIVFLVIVVLWLSREFNNKELEMDTEFALEEEAYSKKKSNISVPWYIIGFFVLCILFSFGLIPAEVSKTFKMISSKFEIVALAGIGMRVNISELVKQGPKASLYGLLVGLGQIVIAVTLIKIFI; translated from the coding sequence TTGACTATATTTAATACTACTAAGAAAATAATTCCTGGGCTACTTATCTGTATTCTGATTGCACAGCTTGGAGTTTTTCTTGGGAAATTTGTCCCGAGTATTGGAGGAGCTCCCCTTGCTATTTTCTTAGGCTTAATAGCTGGAAACACTTTTGCTAAATCAAATATTTTTGCCTCAGGCTCAAAATTTTCAGAAAGTGATTTATTATCATATTCAATTGTTTTATTAGGTGGTACTCTTAGTATAAATACTATTTTACAACTTGGCTTTTCTGGTATTGCCTTTATTCTTTTACAAATGGCTTTAACAATTGCATTAACTATGTTTATTGGTAAAAAACTCGGTTTTTCTAAACACTTTAGAGCTCTTATGGCTAGTGGAAATGCCGTTTGTGGATCTTCTGCTATAGGTGCTAGTTCTCCTGTTATAAATGCTGAAGATAATGATAAAGGAATTTCTATTACAATTGTAAACTTAACTGGTACTTTACTTATGTTTGCTTTAATACCTATTGCAGGTTTTTTATATAATTTTGATACCATAGAGACTTCTGCTCTTATTGGAGGTATTCTTCAATCAGTTGGACAAGTTATTGCAGCTGGAAGTATGGTAAATCATCAAGTTCTTGAAATGGCCACAATTTTTAAAATTGTGAGAATTGTATTTTTAGTTATTGTTGTTTTATGGCTTTCTAGAGAATTTAATAATAAAGAATTAGAAATGGACACAGAATTTGCTTTAGAAGAGGAAGCATATAGTAAGAAAAAAAGTAATATCTCTGTTCCTTGGTATATTATTGGGTTCTTTGTTCTTTGTATTCTTTTTAGCTTTGGATTAATTCCTGCCGAAGTTTCTAAAACTTTCAAAATGATTTCTTCTAAATTTGAGATTGTTGCATTAGCAGGTATTGGTATGAGAGTAAATATTAGTGAACTAGTTAAACAAGGGCCTAAGGCTTCTTTATATGGTTTATTAGTTGGATTAGGTCAAATTGTAATAGCAGTTACTTTAATTAAAATTTTTATATAA
- a CDS encoding undecaprenyl-diphosphate phosphatase has translation MNPFLLVIILGIVEGMTEFVPVSSTGHMILVERFINSPLVSKSFMDNFLVIIQFGAILSVVAYFWKDLTPFVKSKEEFKEKFSLWTKIIVGVLPAGVIGLLADDYISEFFMDNTTVVASMLILYGIIFILVERKNLKGKVSSIKQMSYKLAFTIGFFQCLAMIPGTSRSGATIVGALLLGVSRAAAAEYSFFLAIPTMAGATLLKLVKNGLNFTTLEWQLLIVGSVVSFVVAYVVINWFMGYIKKRTFVAFGVYRIIIGILVLLLMK, from the coding sequence ATGAACCCATTTTTACTAGTTATTATACTGGGAATTGTAGAAGGGATGACAGAGTTTGTTCCTGTAAGTAGTACGGGGCACATGATATTAGTGGAGAGATTTATAAACTCTCCACTGGTGTCGAAAAGTTTTATGGATAATTTTTTAGTTATTATACAATTTGGAGCTATTTTATCAGTTGTAGCTTACTTTTGGAAAGATTTAACTCCTTTTGTAAAATCTAAAGAGGAGTTTAAAGAAAAATTTTCTTTATGGACAAAAATAATTGTGGGAGTTTTACCTGCAGGAGTTATAGGATTATTAGCAGATGATTATATATCTGAATTTTTTATGGACAACACAACAGTAGTTGCAAGTATGCTTATACTTTATGGTATTATTTTTATTTTAGTTGAAAGAAAAAACCTAAAGGGTAAAGTAAGTTCAATAAAGCAGATGTCATATAAATTGGCTTTTACAATTGGATTTTTCCAATGTTTAGCTATGATTCCAGGAACATCGCGTTCAGGGGCAACAATAGTAGGAGCTCTACTTTTAGGAGTTTCAAGAGCAGCAGCAGCAGAATATTCATTTTTCTTAGCTATTCCTACAATGGCTGGAGCAACTCTATTAAAGCTTGTGAAAAATGGACTTAATTTCACAACTTTAGAGTGGCAGTTATTAATAGTGGGATCAGTAGTATCATTTGTTGTAGCATATGTTGTTATTAATTGGTTTATGGGATATATAAAAAAGAGAACTTTTGTGGCTTTTGGAGTATATAGAATCATAATTGGAATTTTAGTTTTATTATTAATGAAATAG
- the hslO gene encoding Hsp33 family molecular chaperone HslO — MSRLIRGVSKNARFVLVDAKDIVQEALNIHKCSPTAISAFGRLLSAGVMMGATLKGNDILTLRTVTDGPLSSMVVTVDKDGVKGYVSNPEADLPAKENGQPDVQALVGRGTLNVIKDLGLKDPYVGVSTIESGEIAYDIAYYYVTSEQTPTVIALGVDLENETTVRSAGGYMIQLLPDAEEDFIVELEKKIGAIRSVTELFKGGMDLERILHLLYEDMNDETHEKLIESYEILDSKEIKYNCNCDKEKFYKGIITLGKEQLEEILAERGEVEAECHFCGKRYSFKREDLGEIL, encoded by the coding sequence ATGAGTAGATTAATTAGAGGAGTAAGTAAAAATGCAAGATTTGTTCTTGTAGATGCAAAAGATATTGTACAGGAAGCATTAAATATTCATAAGTGTAGTCCAACTGCTATATCAGCTTTTGGAAGACTTCTTTCAGCAGGAGTTATGATGGGAGCAACCCTAAAAGGAAATGATATATTAACACTTAGAACAGTTACAGATGGACCGTTATCAAGTATGGTAGTGACAGTTGATAAGGATGGTGTAAAAGGTTATGTTTCAAATCCAGAAGCAGATTTACCAGCAAAGGAAAATGGACAGCCAGATGTACAAGCTTTAGTAGGAAGAGGAACTTTAAATGTCATTAAAGATTTAGGGTTAAAGGATCCTTATGTTGGAGTATCAACAATAGAAAGTGGAGAGATTGCATATGATATAGCATATTATTATGTAACTTCAGAACAAACACCTACAGTAATTGCTTTAGGTGTAGATTTAGAAAATGAAACAACAGTTAGATCAGCTGGTGGGTATATGATTCAGCTTTTACCAGATGCAGAAGAAGATTTTATAGTTGAGTTAGAGAAAAAAATAGGGGCTATAAGAAGTGTAACAGAGCTATTTAAAGGTGGAATGGATTTAGAAAGAATTTTACACCTTTTATATGAAGATATGAATGATGAAACTCATGAAAAATTAATAGAATCATATGAAATTTTAGATTCGAAAGAGATAAAATATAATTGTAATTGTGATAAAGAGAAGTTCTATAAAGGAATTATCACTTTAGGAAAAGAGCAGTTAGAAGAGATATTAGCTGAAAGAGGAGAGGTTGAAGCTGAGTGTCATTTCTGTGGAAAGAGATACTCATTTAAAAGAGAGGATTTAGGTGAGATATTGTGA
- a CDS encoding DUF979 domain-containing protein, with protein sequence MDVKMLLELMYILCGIILLISGVYSFLDKSNPKRIGSAAFWIIFGFLFIGGPHVNPSIVGGLLLVMGVLSATKSVSLASFKTSTEEFREKQAHKIGNMLFVPAGLIGVVAFSIAQFTKLGGLVGLGIGAIVALIVTMLVTKEKFDKIPYDSSRILQQMGPTVILPQLLGSLGSVFAKAGVGTVIAGIMGSVVPEGNILAGVTVYCLAMAIFTMIMGNGFAAFAVITVGIGYPFVIAQGGNPAVVGALGLTAGFCGTLLTPMGANFNIVPASILEMKNKNGVILKQIGVAVPLLIIHIGLMYFLAF encoded by the coding sequence ATGGATGTAAAGATGTTATTAGAACTTATGTATATACTTTGCGGAATTATTTTATTGATAAGCGGAGTATATTCATTTTTAGATAAAAGCAATCCTAAGAGAATAGGATCAGCAGCATTTTGGATTATATTTGGATTTTTATTTATAGGTGGACCTCATGTAAATCCATCAATAGTAGGAGGGTTACTTTTAGTAATGGGAGTTTTAAGTGCTACAAAATCTGTTTCACTAGCTTCGTTTAAAACAAGTACAGAGGAGTTTAGAGAGAAGCAAGCTCATAAAATTGGAAATATGTTATTTGTTCCAGCTGGGTTAATAGGAGTTGTGGCATTTTCAATAGCTCAGTTTACAAAATTAGGTGGACTAGTAGGACTGGGAATAGGGGCAATTGTTGCTTTAATTGTAACTATGCTAGTAACAAAAGAAAAGTTTGATAAAATTCCTTATGATTCAAGTAGAATTTTACAACAAATGGGTCCAACAGTTATTTTACCTCAACTTTTAGGTTCTTTAGGTTCTGTATTTGCTAAAGCTGGGGTTGGAACTGTAATTGCTGGAATAATGGGAAGTGTAGTTCCAGAGGGGAATATTTTAGCAGGTGTAACTGTTTATTGTTTAGCTATGGCTATATTCACAATGATAATGGGAAATGGTTTCGCAGCTTTTGCAGTTATAACAGTAGGTATAGGATATCCTTTTGTTATAGCTCAGGGTGGAAATCCAGCAGTAGTTGGAGCTCTTGGATTAACAGCAGGTTTCTGTGGAACATTGTTAACACCAATGGGAGCAAACTTTAATATAGTTCCAGCGTCTATATTAGAGATGAAGAATAAAAATGGTGTAATATTAAAGCAAATAGGAGTAGCAGTACCACTTCTTATTATTCATATTGGACTAATGTATTTCTTAGCATTTTAA
- a CDS encoding PHP domain-containing protein gives MKDLSERYDLHTHTTYSDGTFTVEELLKRAKYIGLKGIAITDHDTMEGISEGKAMAYELGLEFIPGIEFSCSYEGYEIHILGYFLNEKSPKLTSKLVELKQARKERNEKIVKKLNNLGLKITMEEIEKEATGAIVSRAHICNVMMNKGFVYSKGEAFKQYLGRNGVAYVEKGSSDPIEIIKLIKECEGVSALAHPSLVSNSREKTEKILDILIEAGLNGLEVEYSSYTSKEVKYYRKLATEKGLLKVGGSDFHGGNRVGVDIAHASISEEDIKKLLER, from the coding sequence ATGAAGGATTTAAGTGAAAGGTATGATTTACATACTCATACAACATATTCAGATGGAACATTTACAGTGGAAGAACTTTTAAAAAGAGCGAAGTATATAGGACTAAAAGGTATAGCAATAACAGACCATGATACAATGGAAGGTATTTCTGAAGGGAAGGCAATGGCTTATGAATTGGGATTGGAATTTATACCAGGAATAGAGTTTTCATGTTCTTATGAAGGGTATGAAATTCATATTTTAGGATATTTTTTAAATGAAAAATCACCAAAATTAACGTCAAAGCTAGTAGAGTTAAAACAAGCTAGAAAAGAAAGAAATGAGAAAATTGTTAAAAAATTAAATAATTTAGGACTAAAAATAACAATGGAAGAGATAGAAAAAGAAGCTACAGGAGCTATTGTTAGTAGAGCACATATTTGTAATGTTATGATGAATAAAGGGTTTGTTTACTCAAAAGGAGAAGCTTTTAAACAATACCTGGGAAGAAATGGTGTAGCGTATGTAGAGAAAGGAAGCTCAGATCCGATTGAGATTATTAAACTTATAAAAGAGTGTGAAGGTGTTTCAGCTTTAGCTCATCCGAGTTTAGTTTCTAACTCTAGAGAGAAAACGGAAAAAATATTAGATATTCTAATAGAAGCTGGATTAAATGGATTAGAAGTAGAGTATAGCTCATATACATCTAAAGAGGTTAAGTACTACAGAAAGCTAGCTACAGAAAAAGGGTTATTAAAAGTTGGTGGCTCTGATTTTCATGGTGGAAATAGAGTAGGTGTTGATATAGCTCATGCTTCTATTTCTGAAGAAGATATAAAAAAATTATTAGAAAGATAA
- a CDS encoding helix-hairpin-helix domain-containing protein → MKKLIISSLILLISTFSYGAIDSKFKVIESKNTLEAQNLLLDINKASKSDMLKSGISQSYVDKIIEYRDITGGYKKLNEMTRISGIGKKTYEKLKVKFKEPQSVKLNRFNINKVDDKTLIYYGFTKKEIQNIRKYHEKSIIRNNLELKNIISTKKYEELKDYIEY, encoded by the coding sequence ATGAAAAAGTTAATTATTTCAAGTTTAATTTTATTAATATCAACTTTTTCTTATGGAGCAATTGACAGTAAATTTAAAGTTATTGAAAGTAAAAATACTTTAGAAGCTCAAAATTTACTTTTAGATATTAATAAAGCAAGTAAAAGTGATATGTTAAAAAGTGGGATATCTCAAAGTTATGTAGATAAAATAATTGAATATAGAGATATAACTGGTGGATATAAAAAATTAAATGAAATGACTAGAATATCTGGAATTGGAAAAAAAACTTATGAAAAATTAAAAGTAAAGTTTAAGGAGCCACAAAGTGTTAAGTTAAATAGATTTAATATTAATAAAGTGGATGATAAAACTTTAATATATTATGGTTTTACTAAAAAAGAGATACAAAATATTAGAAAATACCACGAAAAAAGTATTATAAGAAATAATTTAGAATTAAAAAATATTATTTCTACTAAAAAATATGAAGAATTAAAAGATTATATTGAATATTAG
- a CDS encoding coproporphyrinogen III oxidase: MSIVTNFPLSEKSLEEFVRIMLPKEVGKDIKGEVSYKDDKIIVKAQIDGKEAVMEEENFEHIIEDQNLIMLKGGLLKALNKNYPWGSLIGVRPTKMTRRLMQMGFSKERVRNLLNNMYLANFDKIDLLMRVIETEERLLNKDAMNMYIGIPFCPSKCRYCSFASYEINSSLGRFYPKFVETLLEEIELVGELSKNKGYKYESLYIGGGTPSILTEEDTERVLKAVHTYIDLSNLKEFTFEAGREDAITKRKLEILKEYGVDRVSLNPQTFKEQTLKDLNRTFNREHFDEVYRDIKEIGFILNMDLILGLPGESVEDILNTLNEIEKYDIENLTVHALAKKKGSPLYHEDFEESEVERKLVENAIGELVKRKGMEPYYMYRQKNSLDWGENVGYSIPGAESRFNIEMIEENQQTMGLGGGAISKAIRKETEYIDQIERLVNPKDPALYIAEMKMRHAKKIELFSKER; encoded by the coding sequence GTGTCAATAGTTACTAACTTTCCTCTAAGTGAAAAAAGTTTAGAGGAGTTTGTAAGAATCATGTTGCCTAAAGAAGTAGGTAAAGATATAAAAGGTGAAGTAAGTTATAAAGATGATAAGATAATTGTAAAAGCTCAAATAGATGGAAAAGAAGCTGTAATGGAAGAGGAAAACTTTGAACATATAATAGAAGACCAAAATCTGATTATGTTAAAAGGAGGATTGTTAAAAGCTCTTAATAAAAATTATCCGTGGGGAAGTTTAATAGGAGTACGTCCTACAAAAATGACAAGAAGGCTTATGCAAATGGGATTTTCAAAGGAAAGAGTTAGAAATCTTTTAAATAATATGTATCTTGCTAATTTTGATAAGATAGATCTTTTGATGAGAGTGATTGAAACAGAGGAAAGATTATTAAATAAAGATGCAATGAATATGTATATAGGAATTCCTTTTTGTCCATCAAAATGTAGATACTGCTCTTTTGCATCTTATGAAATAAATAGCAGTTTAGGGCGTTTTTATCCAAAATTTGTAGAGACGCTTTTAGAAGAGATTGAGCTTGTAGGAGAACTTTCAAAAAATAAAGGTTATAAATACGAATCATTGTATATAGGTGGTGGTACACCAAGTATTTTAACAGAAGAGGATACTGAAAGAGTTTTAAAAGCAGTACATACCTATATAGATCTTTCAAATTTAAAAGAATTTACTTTTGAAGCTGGAAGAGAGGATGCTATAACTAAAAGAAAATTAGAGATTCTTAAAGAGTATGGAGTAGATAGAGTAAGTTTAAATCCACAAACATTTAAAGAGCAAACTTTAAAAGATTTAAATAGAACTTTTAATAGAGAACATTTTGATGAAGTATATAGAGACATAAAAGAGATTGGATTTATTTTGAATATGGATTTAATATTAGGTTTGCCTGGTGAAAGTGTTGAAGATATATTAAATACTTTAAATGAGATTGAGAAATATGATATAGAAAATCTAACAGTTCATGCCTTAGCTAAGAAGAAGGGATCACCTTTATATCATGAAGATTTTGAGGAGTCTGAAGTTGAAAGAAAATTAGTTGAAAACGCAATAGGTGAGCTTGTAAAAAGAAAAGGAATGGAACCTTATTATATGTATCGTCAAAAAAATAGTTTAGATTGGGGAGAGAACGTAGGATATTCTATTCCTGGAGCTGAATCTAGATTTAATATAGAGATGATAGAAGAAAACCAACAAACTATGGGACTTGGTGGCGGAGCAATAAGTAAAGCCATCCGTAAAGAAACAGAATATATTGATCAAATAGAAAGATTAGTTAATCCTAAAGATCCTGCACTGTATATAGCAGAGATGAAAATGAGACATGCTAAGAAAATAGAACTTTTTTCTAAGGAGAGATAA
- the rfaD gene encoding ADP-glyceromanno-heptose 6-epimerase yields MIIVTGAAGFIGSAYIWKLNEMGINDILAVDKLRTEEKWLNLRKRDYADWCDRDELFAWLENEENASKVTAVLHMGAISATTEKDGDLLMKNNYEYSKKLWDFCADRNIVYVYASSAATYGGGEQGYSDEGTPEELKKLMPLNKYGYSKKFFDDWAFKQEKTPKQWIGAKFFNVYGPQEYHKGRMASMVFHTFNQFNENGGVKLFKSHKEGYKDGEQLRDFIYIKDVVDMLYFCMFSEVPSGVYNIGTGEARSFHDLSMETMKNASGNFELKTEEVIEFVPMPEDLRGRYQYFTQASMRKLKEAGYTKEFCSLEDGVADYVKYLKKEDSYL; encoded by the coding sequence ATGATTATAGTAACAGGAGCAGCTGGATTTATAGGAAGCGCTTATATTTGGAAATTAAATGAAATGGGAATAAATGATATATTGGCTGTGGATAAATTAAGAACAGAGGAAAAATGGCTAAATTTAAGAAAGAGAGATTATGCTGATTGGTGTGACAGAGATGAGCTTTTTGCTTGGCTTGAAAATGAAGAGAATGCTAGTAAAGTAACGGCAGTATTACATATGGGAGCTATTTCTGCTACAACAGAGAAAGATGGAGATCTTTTAATGAAGAATAACTACGAATATTCAAAAAAGTTATGGGATTTCTGTGCTGATAGAAATATTGTGTATGTATATGCATCTTCAGCAGCAACTTATGGTGGAGGAGAGCAAGGATATAGTGATGAAGGAACTCCAGAAGAATTAAAAAAATTAATGCCTTTAAATAAATATGGATATTCTAAGAAGTTTTTTGATGATTGGGCATTTAAGCAAGAAAAGACACCTAAGCAATGGATAGGAGCTAAATTTTTCAATGTTTATGGACCTCAAGAATACCATAAAGGAAGAATGGCTTCAATGGTTTTCCATACATTCAATCAATTTAATGAAAATGGAGGAGTAAAACTATTTAAATCTCATAAAGAGGGATATAAAGATGGTGAGCAACTAAGAGATTTTATCTATATAAAAGATGTTGTAGATATGTTGTATTTCTGTATGTTTAGTGAAGTTCCATCAGGTGTTTATAATATAGGAACTGGTGAGGCAAGAAGCTTCCACGATCTTTCAATGGAAACTATGAAAAATGCTAGTGGAAATTTTGAATTAAAAACAGAAGAAGTAATAGAGTTTGTTCCAATGCCAGAGGATTTAAGAGGAAGATATCAATATTTTACTCAAGCTTCTATGAGAAAATTAAAAGAAGCAGGATATACAAAAGAGTTTTGCTCTTTAGAAGATGGTGTAGCAGATTATGTTAAATATCTTAAAAAAGAGGATAGCTACTTATAG